In the genome of Spirochaetae bacterium HGW-Spirochaetae-1, one region contains:
- a CDS encoding AcrB/AcrD/AcrF family protein: protein MKKIFGSLMNQKLLINLVVALIILAGFATMKKINREAFPEVNFDMVTITTIYPGGSPDELEQLVSIPIEEQLREVDGLDKVRTYNIENVSVVAAYIDDKVSDKPGVVQDIKDAVDMVDNLPDKAEMPEVKEIKLDKKMAVNIAVFGARDDVPYREIREAADNLKDFLYDIDGVAEVETSGYYDREYLVEVNPRKLLQYRLGINTVINTLRTRNLDLPGGTLKVGDEEYVLRTKGQFQNVDEVLNTVMMSNDAGFVTRIKDIGNVEDSFEDATVRERYNGKEAVTLLVWKKLSADEIRLVDEIKERLTEYSPPHAKDVKIEIMYDWSTLTRNRISAVLTNFFIGLIIMAVILMALLGPRISAIVSVGIPLAFMMAFMGMKITGITLNVISLFGLIMVLGMIVDFSIVVAENSHRYMELGFSRYDAILKGVSEVFWPVTVTFLCISAAFAPLLFISGLMGKFIFAIPTVLMICLGASWFIAMFILPTHLNMFMKEEIHKKGGDDNEAGVYEKGLFGKVQHRYQHLLEKVLKHRYITVAVLIVLLIGSLGLLKIVGFVFVPKGGAEQMQIKTFMHQGTNLEANLRQMKELEKIILRLPKDELIGVKARVGIEEADGLDPKPGEGTHKSTFTVYLTPDKERERDAYAIEAELRKGVAAARKKGLLHRDLVILFNVQEHGPPTGKAVNVEIRGEDFSVLKKISDEYIAELRKINGVRDITLDLEEGKQEYRYFIKEVMAAQTGVSVYDVAMSLNASYQGAVATSTRIGEENVDVRVRFPEYERKRMKSLKEVIVSNNRGGLIPLDAVTGVRQQPGYSQINRLNYKRIVQVQANVDMNVITSMQVNNMLKEKFAGISKKYKGYDIAYGGEQEDTAETMGEMGTLFLFALLVIYILLAAFFNSLILPAVVMSAIPFALVGVILAFLAHGQMLSFSSFLGIFSLAGVIVSNTLVLVQFINNQRDEGLELREALIQAGVIRLRPVMLTAGTTVLALFPTIYGIGGKDFFVAPLALSFGYGLVFATVITLLLIPSFYYIAEDMKMKMARFLSRFGITMRGTIYASPKKESD, encoded by the coding sequence ATGAAAAAAATATTCGGCTCTCTGATGAATCAGAAGCTGCTCATAAACCTGGTAGTTGCCCTTATTATTCTGGCTGGATTTGCGACGATGAAAAAGATAAACCGTGAGGCATTCCCGGAAGTCAATTTTGACATGGTGACCATTACCACCATTTATCCCGGAGGTTCGCCCGATGAACTGGAGCAGCTGGTGTCGATACCCATTGAGGAGCAGCTTCGCGAGGTGGACGGCCTGGACAAGGTGCGGACCTACAACATTGAGAATGTGTCCGTTGTGGCGGCCTACATCGATGACAAGGTTTCCGATAAGCCGGGAGTTGTCCAGGACATAAAGGATGCCGTGGACATGGTGGATAATCTGCCTGACAAGGCGGAAATGCCCGAGGTGAAGGAGATCAAACTGGATAAGAAAATGGCCGTGAACATCGCTGTTTTCGGCGCCAGGGATGATGTCCCCTACCGGGAAATCAGAGAGGCGGCCGATAACCTGAAGGATTTTCTTTATGATATAGACGGCGTGGCCGAGGTGGAAACCAGCGGTTACTATGACAGGGAGTACCTTGTGGAGGTTAATCCGCGAAAACTCCTGCAGTACAGACTGGGCATCAATACGGTAATTAATACACTGAGAACAAGAAACCTGGACCTGCCCGGGGGTACTCTGAAGGTGGGGGACGAAGAATATGTTCTCAGGACAAAGGGGCAGTTTCAGAATGTTGATGAGGTCCTTAACACGGTAATGATGTCCAATGATGCGGGGTTTGTGACCCGCATAAAAGACATCGGCAACGTGGAAGACTCTTTTGAGGATGCCACGGTGCGTGAAAGGTACAACGGAAAGGAAGCGGTTACTCTGCTTGTCTGGAAAAAACTCAGTGCCGATGAAATCAGGCTCGTCGATGAGATTAAGGAAAGGCTGACCGAATATTCGCCGCCTCACGCAAAAGATGTGAAAATTGAAATCATGTATGACTGGAGCACGCTGACGCGCAACAGGATATCGGCGGTACTTACGAATTTTTTCATAGGTCTCATCATCATGGCAGTTATACTCATGGCCCTGCTGGGGCCACGGATTTCGGCTATCGTTTCCGTGGGGATTCCCCTGGCTTTCATGATGGCCTTCATGGGCATGAAGATAACGGGGATTACATTAAATGTTATCAGCCTCTTCGGCCTTATCATGGTACTGGGCATGATCGTTGATTTCAGTATTGTCGTGGCAGAAAACAGTCACCGCTACATGGAGTTAGGATTTTCCCGTTACGACGCCATCCTCAAGGGAGTCAGCGAAGTTTTCTGGCCCGTCACTGTGACCTTTCTCTGTATTTCCGCGGCTTTTGCCCCGCTGCTGTTTATCAGCGGTCTCATGGGGAAATTTATCTTTGCCATACCCACGGTGCTGATGATCTGTCTCGGCGCTTCATGGTTTATTGCCATGTTCATACTGCCCACGCACCTGAACATGTTCATGAAGGAAGAGATACATAAAAAAGGCGGCGATGATAATGAGGCCGGTGTATATGAGAAGGGTCTCTTTGGGAAAGTGCAGCACAGGTATCAGCATTTACTGGAAAAGGTGCTGAAACATCGCTATATTACGGTTGCCGTTCTTATTGTTCTGCTGATAGGATCCTTGGGTCTGCTGAAGATAGTGGGCTTTGTATTTGTCCCCAAGGGCGGTGCAGAACAGATGCAGATAAAGACCTTTATGCACCAGGGGACGAACCTTGAGGCAAACCTCCGGCAGATGAAGGAACTGGAAAAAATCATTCTCAGGCTGCCAAAAGATGAATTGATTGGTGTAAAGGCCCGGGTCGGCATCGAAGAAGCAGACGGTCTTGATCCGAAACCTGGAGAGGGGACGCATAAATCAACCTTCACCGTGTATCTCACTCCAGATAAAGAGAGGGAACGCGATGCCTATGCCATTGAGGCGGAACTGAGGAAAGGTGTAGCTGCGGCCAGGAAAAAAGGTTTACTGCATCGGGACCTGGTTATTCTTTTCAATGTCCAGGAGCATGGGCCGCCCACTGGAAAAGCTGTCAATGTTGAAATACGGGGAGAGGATTTCTCTGTCCTGAAAAAAATATCCGATGAGTATATTGCCGAATTACGCAAGATTAACGGCGTACGGGATATTACGCTGGACCTGGAAGAGGGAAAACAGGAGTACCGCTACTTTATCAAGGAAGTGATGGCGGCACAGACCGGCGTTTCCGTGTACGATGTGGCAATGTCGCTTAACGCGTCATACCAGGGCGCTGTTGCAACCAGTACGCGGATCGGTGAAGAAAACGTTGACGTCCGGGTTCGTTTTCCCGAGTATGAGCGGAAAAGAATGAAAAGCCTGAAAGAGGTGATAGTATCCAATAACAGGGGAGGACTTATACCTCTGGACGCAGTTACCGGTGTCCGGCAGCAGCCCGGTTATTCGCAGATAAACCGTTTGAATTATAAACGGATCGTTCAGGTCCAGGCCAATGTTGATATGAATGTAATAACATCAATGCAGGTCAATAACATGCTGAAAGAGAAATTTGCCGGCATTTCCAAGAAATACAAGGGGTATGATATCGCCTACGGCGGGGAGCAGGAAGATACGGCCGAGACGATGGGTGAGATGGGTACATTGTTCCTTTTCGCCCTTCTGGTCATATATATTCTGCTGGCCGCTTTTTTCAATTCGCTTATTCTTCCGGCAGTTGTCATGAGCGCCATCCCCTTTGCCCTTGTCGGTGTTATTCTGGCGTTCCTTGCCCATGGGCAGATGCTTTCCTTCAGCAGTTTTCTCGGCATCTTCAGCCTGGCCGGCGTCATCGTGAGCAACACACTTGTATTGGTACAGTTTATAAATAATCAGCGCGACGAAGGGTTGGAACTCAGAGAGGCACTCATTCAGGCCGGCGTTATCCGCCTGCGACCTGTTATGCTGACTGCCGGGACGACAGTACTGGCGCTTTTTCCCACGATTTACGGCATTGGCGGAAAAGATTTTTTCGTGGCGCCTCTTGCTCTTTCATTCGGTTATGGTCTGGTGTTCGCCACGGTTATAACACTTTTGCTGATTCCTTCTTTCTATTATATCGCGGAAGACATGAAAATGAAAATGGCCCGATTTTTATCAAGGTTCGGCATCACCATGCGGGGCACTATTTATGCGAGTCCTAAAAAAGAGAGTGATTGA
- a CDS encoding glutaredoxin: protein MALFDQKIQDQLKQVLGQMKERVNLVFVTQEFECGSCSDTRQFVEEITGLSDKLSLTVYDFQKDGDKVKSYGVDKIPAIVLLYADNKDRGIRFYGLPGGYEINSFMQSILEVSGHGEELPVGIKDRIGKIKKDIHIQVFVSLGCPYCPQAVSTAHRLALENDKITADMVEASTFPHLANKYNVSGVPKIIINETHELTGAHPVAGFLDEIEKI, encoded by the coding sequence ATGGCATTATTCGATCAGAAAATTCAGGATCAGCTGAAACAGGTTCTCGGACAGATGAAGGAACGGGTCAACCTGGTTTTTGTGACGCAGGAATTCGAATGCGGTTCCTGCAGCGACACCCGGCAGTTTGTCGAGGAAATCACAGGTCTTTCCGATAAGCTGAGCCTCACCGTATATGATTTCCAGAAGGATGGGGATAAAGTGAAGTCCTACGGTGTTGATAAGATCCCGGCTATTGTTCTTCTCTATGCTGATAATAAGGATAGAGGCATCCGGTTTTACGGCCTGCCGGGTGGATATGAAATCAATTCCTTCATGCAGAGTATACTTGAGGTGTCGGGCCATGGTGAAGAACTTCCCGTGGGAATAAAGGACCGCATAGGGAAAATAAAAAAAGATATTCATATTCAGGTGTTCGTGTCCCTGGGATGCCCCTACTGTCCGCAGGCGGTGAGCACGGCGCACCGGCTTGCCCTGGAGAATGATAAAATAACAGCCGATATGGTGGAGGCTTCCACTTTCCCCCATCTGGCCAACAAGTACAATGTCAGCGGCGTGCCGAAAATTATTATCAATGAAACACATGAATTGACCGGTGCCCATCCTGTCGCCGGTTTTCTCGATGAGATTGAGAAGATATAA
- a CDS encoding 1-acyl-sn-glycerol-3-phosphate acyltransferase has protein sequence MRHRLITAYFIILVGVTSIPFYILNLILRILTGFFDRKLQIIHMVTCFWGSLYTYLMPMWKIRTSGRENIRRNACYMVVCNHQSQLDILVAFRLYFHYKFVSKAEIFRVPLIGWNMVLNRYIRLNRGDKSSVEKMMQDCERTLDEGSSVFFFPEGTRSKDGKIKDFKTGAFILAKKKKVPILPIVVRGTGEALPKYVMKTEGVHQIRMRVLPEIPYEQFENLTLEETISRVRDVMIQGLANLEEDFTKERP, from the coding sequence ATGAGACACCGTCTGATAACTGCATATTTTATCATACTCGTGGGGGTTACCTCCATCCCCTTTTATATTCTTAATCTGATTTTAAGGATACTCACGGGTTTCTTTGACAGGAAGCTGCAGATAATCCACATGGTGACCTGCTTCTGGGGATCCCTTTATACATACCTTATGCCCATGTGGAAAATCAGGACTTCGGGTCGGGAAAATATCCGCCGCAATGCCTGCTATATGGTGGTATGCAATCATCAGTCGCAGCTTGATATACTGGTGGCCTTCAGGCTCTATTTCCATTACAAATTTGTTTCCAAGGCGGAAATATTCAGGGTCCCTCTCATCGGGTGGAACATGGTTCTGAACCGCTATATCAGGCTGAACAGGGGGGACAAGTCGAGCGTTGAAAAAATGATGCAGGACTGTGAGCGAACGCTCGACGAGGGAAGCTCGGTCTTTTTCTTTCCCGAAGGCACACGGTCAAAGGACGGCAAGATTAAGGATTTCAAGACCGGCGCCTTCATCCTTGCGAAAAAAAAGAAAGTTCCCATACTGCCCATCGTGGTGAGGGGAACCGGTGAGGCCCTGCCCAAGTATGTAATGAAAACCGAAGGGGTTCACCAGATCCGCATGCGCGTGCTGCCCGAAATACCCTATGAGCAGTTTGAAAACCTTACATTGGAAGAAACAATTTCCCGGGTGAGAGATGTCATGATACAGGGGCTTGCAAATCTTGAGGAAGATTTTACAAAGGAGAGACCATGA
- the putP gene encoding sodium/proline symporter PutP gives MISPSALATFILYFILLLGMGLYFYRRTANLEDYLLGGRSLGVWVTAFSAQASDMSGWLLMGLPGAVYLGGVTALWIALGLFIGTVFNWQFVARRLRIYTQLYNSLTLPSFFESRFGDPTGLLRILSAVITLIFFTIYTSSGLVASGKLFESIFNMNYRLAVLIGGIVIIAYTFLGGFLAVSWTDLVQGALMVMAIVVVPLAAINSLGGTDAVIGAMTVKNIPLELFGTGFSLLTMFSAAAWGLGYFGQPHILARFMGIRSARDLPRSTFIAVTWVILSLSGAVAVGFTAIAMFPDLHGGDEEKVFIYMVAKIFNPWTGGIMLAAILSAIMSTIDSQLLVSSSALTEDFYDKVIRNNASQRELVFMGRICVIIISVIALLLAMNPDNTVLGLVAYAWGGFGAAFGPLVLFALFSRKTSWQAALAGMITGTVTLVLWKSMGLGGFMYEIVPGFASNIIVMTAVSRFIPQRNEKILSDFDMINSGEIN, from the coding sequence ATGATATCACCATCCGCTTTGGCCACATTCATTCTCTATTTTATACTACTGCTGGGCATGGGGCTCTATTTTTACCGCCGTACCGCAAACCTGGAAGATTACCTCCTGGGAGGCAGGAGCCTCGGCGTATGGGTTACGGCCTTTTCAGCCCAGGCCAGCGACATGAGCGGCTGGCTCCTCATGGGCCTCCCCGGCGCCGTCTACCTGGGCGGGGTAACCGCGCTGTGGATCGCCCTGGGACTCTTCATCGGTACGGTTTTCAACTGGCAGTTTGTGGCCCGCCGTCTGAGGATTTACACACAATTATACAACTCCCTAACGCTCCCATCCTTCTTTGAAAGCAGGTTCGGGGACCCCACGGGCCTTCTGCGGATACTGTCGGCTGTCATCACGCTTATATTTTTTACTATCTATACATCCTCGGGTCTTGTTGCCTCGGGTAAACTATTTGAGTCAATTTTCAACATGAATTACCGGTTGGCCGTGCTGATAGGAGGAATTGTCATCATTGCCTACACATTCCTGGGCGGATTCCTCGCCGTGTCATGGACAGACCTTGTCCAGGGAGCGCTCATGGTTATGGCCATAGTGGTGGTTCCCCTCGCGGCGATCAACTCTCTGGGCGGTACCGATGCCGTCATCGGGGCAATGACGGTGAAAAATATTCCGCTGGAATTATTCGGCACCGGGTTTTCACTCCTCACAATGTTTTCCGCGGCTGCATGGGGACTTGGCTATTTTGGCCAGCCCCATATACTGGCACGGTTCATGGGGATACGTTCAGCCCGGGACCTGCCCAGGTCCACGTTCATAGCAGTCACATGGGTTATTCTTTCACTCTCCGGGGCCGTGGCCGTGGGATTCACCGCCATTGCAATGTTCCCCGATCTCCACGGCGGTGATGAGGAGAAGGTTTTCATTTACATGGTGGCAAAAATATTCAATCCCTGGACCGGGGGCATCATGCTGGCTGCCATTCTTTCGGCAATCATGTCCACCATAGACTCGCAGCTCCTCGTCTCATCATCGGCCCTGACCGAGGATTTCTATGACAAGGTTATACGAAATAACGCATCGCAGAGAGAACTGGTCTTCATGGGCCGTATATGCGTTATCATTATTTCAGTGATAGCACTGCTCCTGGCCATGAATCCCGACAACACGGTACTGGGGCTGGTGGCCTATGCCTGGGGAGGTTTCGGGGCCGCCTTTGGTCCACTGGTCCTCTTCGCCCTCTTTTCACGAAAAACATCGTGGCAGGCGGCCCTTGCAGGAATGATAACGGGCACGGTCACGCTGGTCCTGTGGAAAAGCATGGGGCTGGGCGGTTTCATGTATGAAATTGTGCCCGGTTTCGCGTCCAATATCATCGTTATGACGGCCGTTAGCCGTTTTATTCCTCAAAGGAATGAGAAAATACTGTCCGATTTCGATATGATAAACAGCGGGGAGATCAACTGA
- a CDS encoding cysteine desulfurase has protein sequence MNVDRTIYFDNAATSFPKPEAVTTAVTNYMTVAGGNPGRSGHRLSIEAGEIVFSARQAMADLFGVANPMRVICAFNATDAINQAIQGVLRQGDHVVTTSMEHNSTARPLKELEKSGLISLSVVRCGTGGHMDIHDMTGAITAKTRMVVVNHGSNAFGTVQPIGEMGRICREREIVFLVDAAQTAGIVPINMKDDGIDLLAVAGHKGLYGPTGTGALIIADDFDHTTIRPLRYGGTGSLSDRIEQPEFLPDCFESGTLNTAGLAGLAAGLDFLAGYKGGLRGIMEHKKKLVHHFLERAAKNVAGFTGYVSSDDIITGVVSFNLQGRSSSEVAQFLSDDYNIMCRAGLHCAPLAHETMGTFPAGTVRFGFGLFNTTDEIDTAIEALNRLGLS, from the coding sequence ATGAATGTGGACAGGACCATCTATTTTGATAATGCGGCTACATCATTCCCCAAACCGGAAGCGGTTACAACTGCCGTAACGAACTACATGACGGTTGCGGGAGGCAATCCCGGCCGTTCAGGACACCGGCTGTCCATTGAGGCTGGTGAAATTGTTTTTTCAGCGCGTCAGGCCATGGCCGATCTTTTCGGGGTCGCCAATCCCATGCGTGTCATATGCGCCTTTAACGCCACTGATGCCATCAATCAGGCCATCCAGGGTGTGCTGCGGCAGGGAGACCATGTTGTCACCACTTCCATGGAGCACAACAGCACGGCCCGTCCCCTGAAGGAACTGGAAAAGAGCGGCCTCATCTCTCTCTCCGTTGTTCGATGCGGCACCGGCGGCCACATGGATATTCATGATATGACCGGCGCCATAACGGCGAAAACGCGTATGGTCGTGGTGAACCACGGGTCCAATGCTTTCGGAACAGTGCAGCCTATTGGGGAGATGGGCCGGATATGCAGGGAAAGGGAAATTGTCTTTTTAGTTGACGCAGCCCAGACCGCGGGGATTGTCCCCATAAACATGAAGGATGACGGTATCGATCTTCTTGCCGTGGCCGGGCATAAGGGACTCTACGGTCCCACAGGCACGGGGGCCCTTATTATCGCCGATGATTTTGATCATACCACCATCAGGCCCCTCAGGTACGGCGGGACAGGCAGCCTTTCCGACAGGATAGAGCAGCCCGAATTTCTGCCCGATTGCTTCGAGAGCGGCACCCTCAACACGGCCGGTCTGGCGGGTCTTGCGGCCGGTCTGGATTTCCTGGCAGGATATAAGGGAGGACTTCGGGGGATCATGGAACATAAGAAAAAACTTGTGCATCATTTCCTGGAGCGTGCCGCTAAAAATGTGGCGGGATTCACGGGATATGTTTCTTCCGATGATATCATAACCGGTGTGGTATCGTTTAACCTGCAGGGGAGGAGTTCCTCCGAGGTGGCCCAGTTTTTATCCGACGATTATAACATCATGTGCCGCGCCGGACTGCACTGTGCTCCCCTTGCTCATGAGACCATGGGCACGTTTCCGGCCGGAACCGTTCGTTTCGGCTTCGGGCTCTTCAATACCACGGACGAGATAGACACGGCTATTGAGGCCCTGAACAGACTCGGACTCAGTTGA
- a CDS encoding guanine permease — protein sequence MKRFFESYFHLSERGTDVKTEIIAGVTTFLTMMYIVPLNGIIMKDAGMPIEAVITATALISMSATMFNGFWSNTPIAMSVGLGLNSYFTYALVLGEKLPWQTVLGIVFLSGALFLVLTVTRVRRLIIESISAEFKIAVSAGIGIFIAFIGLKQMGIIAAHPVTYLTLGNLSDKNVLLGVTGIFLITALILRRVRGAFIIGIALTSMAGYAAGVSALPASFTSMPASIAPLFLKLDIAAALTPALIAPIITFMLTDLFDSLGTLAGVGYRAGIFDDSDSRPIQKTLEADAAATVLGSLLGLSTTTSFIESASGVEEGGRTGLTAVVTGLLFILTLFMLPLFTAIPANAIYPVLVMVGVFMFADLKKINFGDFETALPSFLIIVMMPLTFSITKGLAAGFIAHVFIKLVTGKFRELNAVIIILAMISVLAFVLD from the coding sequence ATGAAACGCTTTTTTGAATCATACTTTCATCTTTCAGAGCGCGGCACCGATGTAAAAACCGAAATCATTGCCGGTGTTACGACATTTCTCACCATGATGTATATTGTGCCCCTGAACGGTATCATCATGAAAGACGCCGGTATGCCCATTGAAGCCGTCATCACGGCCACGGCCCTCATCTCCATGTCGGCCACCATGTTCAATGGATTCTGGTCCAATACGCCCATTGCCATGTCCGTGGGCCTGGGACTCAACAGCTACTTCACCTATGCCCTGGTGCTGGGGGAGAAACTTCCCTGGCAGACCGTTCTGGGAATTGTTTTTCTCTCGGGCGCCCTGTTTCTTGTTCTTACCGTTACGCGGGTAAGGCGCCTTATAATCGAATCTATTTCAGCCGAGTTCAAAATTGCCGTTTCGGCCGGCATCGGCATTTTTATCGCCTTCATCGGCTTGAAGCAGATGGGGATCATCGCTGCTCATCCCGTGACATACCTGACACTGGGGAATCTCTCGGATAAAAACGTTCTTCTGGGCGTGACCGGTATTTTTCTCATCACGGCGCTGATTCTCCGGCGGGTCAGGGGCGCCTTTATTATCGGCATTGCCCTTACCTCCATGGCAGGATATGCGGCAGGTGTATCGGCCCTGCCGGCTTCCTTTACATCGATGCCCGCTTCCATAGCTCCTTTATTTTTAAAGCTTGATATTGCCGCGGCACTGACACCTGCCCTTATCGCTCCTATCATCACCTTCATGCTCACGGACCTTTTTGACAGCCTGGGTACCCTTGCCGGTGTGGGATACCGGGCCGGTATTTTTGATGACAGCGATTCGCGGCCTATCCAGAAAACCCTGGAGGCCGATGCGGCGGCAACGGTTCTTGGATCGCTCCTGGGACTCTCCACTACGACCAGTTTTATCGAAAGTGCGTCGGGAGTCGAGGAGGGGGGAAGAACCGGGCTTACTGCCGTGGTCACGGGCCTCCTCTTTATCCTGACACTGTTTATGCTTCCCCTTTTCACCGCCATTCCGGCCAATGCCATATATCCCGTGCTGGTCATGGTGGGTGTCTTCATGTTTGCCGATCTGAAGAAAATAAATTTCGGCGATTTTGAAACGGCCCTGCCGTCCTTTCTCATTATTGTGATGATGCCCCTGACTTTTTCAATTACGAAGGGACTGGCCGCCGGTTTTATAGCCCATGTCTTTATTAAGCTGGTGACGGGGAAATTCCGCGAACTCAATGCCGTGATAATTATCCTGGCAATGATATCGGTGCTGGCCTTTGTGCTCGATTGA
- a CDS encoding MFS transporter — protein MKTYDSFRHRFSRRPQGLARFALSVALFGFSIAIFNTIFNNFLSESFNMGNLERGVLELPREMPGFLVVFVSLLLFFLPGRRLAALSHLLAALGVLLIGHFSSSYPIMLIWLFVFSMGQHLFLPLMQSIGMEFAHGGKTGKRLGQFSAVSNLAAITGSFIIFIGFRFFNFNFSLSFTIAAAGLLVSSVLLYSLKPDEKQSAKSKFILRREYGLFYWLNILYGTRKQLFITFAPWVLVTVYGKSTSIVATLMTIGGIVGIVFNPLLGRAIDRFGERRVLMMEAVLLVFVCMGYGFAKIIFSETTAFIIASVCFIADQLLMYVTMARSTYLKKIAVKPSDVNPTLTMGVSIDHIFSISIALVSGLIWSKLGYQYVFILGAIIAVVNFFSASRVRVPQNAA, from the coding sequence ATGAAAACATACGATTCATTCCGGCACAGGTTTTCCCGGAGACCACAGGGTCTCGCGCGATTCGCCCTTTCCGTGGCGCTCTTCGGTTTTTCCATCGCCATTTTCAACACCATCTTCAACAACTTCCTCAGCGAATCCTTCAATATGGGAAACCTGGAACGGGGTGTCCTGGAGCTGCCCCGGGAGATGCCCGGTTTTCTCGTGGTTTTCGTATCTTTGCTGCTCTTCTTCCTCCCGGGACGACGGCTTGCGGCACTGTCACACCTCCTGGCCGCCCTGGGAGTCCTGCTCATAGGACATTTTTCTTCCTCCTATCCCATCATGCTTATCTGGCTTTTTGTCTTCAGCATGGGGCAGCACCTGTTTCTTCCCCTCATGCAGAGCATCGGCATGGAGTTCGCCCACGGGGGAAAAACGGGGAAACGGTTGGGTCAATTCAGCGCCGTGTCAAACCTGGCCGCCATAACAGGCAGCTTTATCATATTTATTGGATTCAGGTTCTTTAATTTTAATTTTTCCCTTTCCTTCACCATCGCAGCGGCGGGCCTTCTCGTTTCATCGGTCCTGCTCTATTCGCTCAAGCCCGATGAAAAGCAGAGCGCGAAAAGCAAATTCATCCTGCGCAGGGAATACGGACTCTTTTACTGGCTCAACATCCTCTATGGTACGCGCAAGCAGCTCTTCATCACCTTCGCGCCGTGGGTACTGGTGACGGTATACGGGAAAAGTACTTCAATCGTGGCCACCCTCATGACCATAGGTGGAATCGTAGGGATAGTATTCAATCCCCTCCTGGGACGGGCAATAGACCGTTTCGGGGAACGCCGTGTTCTGATGATGGAGGCGGTGCTGCTGGTTTTTGTCTGCATGGGATACGGCTTCGCAAAGATCATTTTCTCCGAGACAACGGCATTTATCATCGCATCGGTTTGCTTCATCGCGGACCAGCTCCTCATGTATGTCACTATGGCCAGGTCCACCTATCTTAAAAAAATCGCCGTTAAGCCCTCCGATGTGAATCCCACTCTCACCATGGGCGTGAGTATCGACCATATCTTTTCCATCAGCATAGCCCTGGTAAGCGGGCTCATCTGGTCGAAACTGGGATACCAGTATGTCTTCATCCTGGGCGCGATAATCGCCGTGGTCAATTTCTTTTCAGCTTCAAGAGTCCGGGTGCCGCAGAACGCGGCATGA
- a CDS encoding carboxylesterase, producing the protein MKIIMNLKAIPSIMPNSQAVLRISNREKGVLLLHGFKGSPFEMKYLGEKLSQQGYSISIPRLPGHGTSIADMTRNTDRDWQTSAREALVELKSYCNEVSVVGLSMGGILAILLAREYTVQKLALLSVPCSIKEKSIYLAPLVGLFKDILPGEDVTKGLVSEEARRIHESYSSGIPVKQSWHLFRLIRRGMKALPGLDSDILLMQSRNDRVIPPHSMDYIYNAVSSQKKEKIFLGKSDHAITADLEKEFVAQQVTAFLGR; encoded by the coding sequence ATGAAGATAATCATGAATTTGAAAGCCATACCTTCTATCATGCCCAACTCGCAGGCGGTCCTTCGAATCTCGAATCGGGAAAAAGGCGTCTTGCTCCTCCATGGTTTCAAGGGATCGCCTTTTGAGATGAAATACCTCGGAGAAAAACTATCGCAGCAAGGATATTCAATTTCCATTCCGCGCCTTCCAGGTCATGGAACTTCCATAGCTGATATGACGCGCAACACGGACCGGGACTGGCAGACATCGGCGCGCGAGGCTCTTGTGGAACTGAAGAGCTATTGCAACGAGGTGTCGGTAGTCGGGTTATCCATGGGCGGTATCCTGGCCATTCTTCTGGCAAGGGAATATACGGTACAAAAACTGGCACTGCTTTCGGTACCCTGTTCCATAAAAGAAAAAAGCATATACCTGGCCCCCCTTGTCGGTCTCTTCAAAGACATACTTCCCGGCGAGGATGTCACGAAGGGGCTGGTGTCCGAAGAAGCCCGGCGGATTCATGAATCATACAGTTCCGGCATTCCCGTGAAGCAGTCATGGCACCTTTTCAGATTGATTCGCCGGGGCATGAAGGCACTGCCCGGTCTTGACTCCGATATTCTTCTCATGCAGTCACGTAACGACCGGGTCATCCCGCCGCATTCCATGGACTATATTTACAATGCCGTCTCTTCGCAGAAAAAGGAAAAAATATTTCTTGGTAAGAGCGATCATGCCATAACCGCCGATCTGGAAAAGGAATTCGTGGCACAGCAGGTGACGGCTTTTCTCGGCCGGTAA